In a genomic window of Nocardiopsis mwathae:
- a CDS encoding pyridoxal phosphate-dependent aminotransferase, translating to MTDRARISERIGGISESATLAVDAKAKAMKAAGRPVIGFGAGEPDFPTPDYIVEAAVKACREPRFHRYTPAGGLPELKEAVAAKTLRDSGLKVDPAQVLVTNGGKQAIYEAFATLLDPGDEVIVIAPYWTTYPESIKLAGGVPRYVVTDETTGYLASVEQLEAARTERTKVLLFVSPSNPTGAIYAPEQVREIGRWAARNGLWVLTDEIYEHLVYGEARFSSMPVEVPELVDRTVIVNGVAKTYAMTGWRVGWVVGPKDVVKAASNLQSHATSNVANVSQAAALAAVSGGLDAVAEMRTAFDRRRRTIVRMLNEIPGVVCPEPQGAFYAYPSVKEVLGKEIRGKRPQSSSELAELILEQAEVAVVPGEAFGTPGYLRLSYALGDADLAEGVGRVQKLLSEAE from the coding sequence ATGACTGACCGAGCTCGCATCTCCGAACGTATCGGCGGCATCTCCGAGTCGGCGACTCTGGCGGTGGACGCCAAGGCCAAGGCCATGAAGGCGGCCGGGCGCCCCGTCATCGGTTTCGGCGCCGGGGAGCCCGACTTCCCCACCCCCGACTACATCGTCGAAGCGGCCGTCAAGGCGTGCCGCGAACCGCGCTTCCACCGCTACACCCCGGCGGGGGGGCTGCCCGAACTCAAGGAGGCGGTGGCCGCCAAGACCCTGCGTGATTCCGGTCTCAAGGTCGACCCGGCGCAGGTCCTGGTGACCAACGGCGGCAAGCAGGCGATCTACGAGGCGTTCGCCACGCTGCTCGACCCGGGCGACGAGGTCATCGTCATCGCCCCGTACTGGACCACCTATCCGGAGTCCATCAAGCTGGCCGGCGGTGTGCCCCGCTACGTGGTCACCGATGAGACCACCGGCTACCTGGCCTCGGTGGAGCAGCTGGAGGCGGCGCGCACCGAGCGCACCAAGGTGCTGCTGTTCGTATCGCCGTCCAACCCGACCGGCGCGATCTACGCGCCGGAGCAGGTCCGCGAGATCGGCCGGTGGGCGGCCCGCAACGGGCTGTGGGTCCTCACCGACGAGATCTACGAGCACCTCGTCTACGGCGAGGCGCGCTTCAGCTCGATGCCGGTCGAGGTGCCCGAACTGGTGGACCGCACCGTCATCGTCAACGGGGTCGCCAAGACGTATGCGATGACGGGCTGGCGCGTGGGGTGGGTCGTCGGCCCCAAGGACGTGGTGAAGGCGGCGAGCAACCTGCAGTCGCACGCCACCTCGAACGTCGCCAACGTCTCGCAGGCCGCCGCGCTGGCCGCCGTCTCCGGCGGACTGGACGCGGTCGCCGAGATGCGCACCGCCTTCGACCGGCGCCGCCGCACCATCGTCCGGATGCTCAACGAGATCCCGGGCGTGGTGTGCCCCGAGCCGCAGGGCGCGTTCTACGCCTACCCGTCGGTCAAGGAAGTTCTGGGCAAGGAGATCCGCGGTAAGCGCCCGCAGAGCTCCTCGGAACTCGCCGAGCTGATCCTGGAGCAGGCCGAGGTGGCCGTCGTTCCGGGCGAGGCCTTCGGCACCCCCGGCTACCTGCGGCTCTCCTACGCTCTGGGCGACGCCGACCTGGCCGAGGGCGTCGGCCGCGTACAGAAGCTGCTGAGTGAGGCCGAGTAG